A stretch of DNA from Rhodothermales bacterium:
CGGCCACGCCAAACTCTACTTCGCGGTCGCTTTGCCCGGCATGGCGGAGCCCCAGCGCATCCTGAGCCGCACCTGCGTAATCGAGCCGAACGGCGAGTTTATGAAGGGTCTGGCACGAATCGTCGGGCGGGATGCAGTTCAAGTTGAGGGTGACAAGGCTTAGGTCTTAGGTTTTCCGCGCGATACGAGTGTCATGCGCGCTTCCTGTTTTCTGATCCTCAGTCTGACCTGTCTCACCGCGGACGGGCAGTCCCGCTTTGTCGAGTGGGCCGTTGATGACGCCCGGGCTTTGGGCGTCACCGCCTTCCGATACGCCCCGGCTGCCGGCGGCACGGCCGCCACCTACCTGCTGGCCACCCGCAACCTGGATCCCGCGTTCAACCAGACCATCCAGACCTGGGCATCCGGCCCGGTCGATGGGTTTCTGGAGCGCACGAACCCGCTCGGTGGCCCTTCGATGACGCGTCATGCTGCGGCGATCTTCGCCGGAACGCTGCTGCTGGGTGACGAACGCTCGCAGGACGCCGCCTTTACGGCGCTGGAGTCCATCCTTTACGCAGGTGGGCTGTCCTACGCGCTCAAGTACGCCTTCGGCCGTGGCCGCCCCGGCGAAGGCTATGCCGCAGATCATTTTCAGCCGTTCTCCGGCCACTCCTCGTTTCCTTCGGGCCACACCACGACTGCGTTCGCCTTCATCACTCCATGGGTGCTCTACTACGACACCCCCGCGGCGCGCGCCCTGCTGGTGCTGCCCATTGGCACAGCGCTGGCCCGAATGGATCGCGACAAGCACTGGGTCAGCGACATCCTGGCGGGCGGCACACTCGGCATTCTGACGGCGCGGTACCTGACCAGACGGCATCAGGGACGCAGCACCGGTGGCTCCCGTCCGCGCGTTCGCGTGTCGCCCACCAGCGCATCGCTCGCCTGGTCCTTCTGACGGAACGCCCTTTGCGGCTGGTCCGGGACGAACCAATCCCCGGCCCGATGCGGAAGCTCCTTCCCCTAGTTGCAGTTTTGATCACGGCAATTCCTGCCTCAGCGCAGGATGACGGCACCATCCTCGATGAGGTGCAGGCACTGGACCCGCTTGAGATGGACGAACTCCTCTGGATGGCGCGCGGGGTTTACTCGGAGAGCGATCGGGCCAATGAACAGGAACTCGTCGCGTGGGTGATTCGCAACCGTGTGGAAACCGGCTTTCGCGGCGACAGCTATCGCCAGGTGGTGCTTGAACGCAAGCAGTTCAGCGCCTTCAACGAGCCATCGAAACGGCGCACCTACATCCTGGGTCTCGACCAAACGGATGTCGTGCCCAGCTGGATGCGTGCCCTCGAGGTGTCGATGAAGGTCTTCCAGGCCAGCCCCACCGAGCGGCCCTTCGCCATCGATACTCGCCACTTCTACAGTCCCGTCTCCATGGTCGGTCGGTCGGAGCCCGTGTGGGCCAAGGCTGGCGTGCCGATCTCTTCCGTCTCGCTTGGTGTGGACCCGGACCGTTTTCGGTTTTTTTCCGGCATCGACAAGTCTCAGGACATGGTCGCGGCCACCGTGAATCCGACCACCTTTGCCGAGGGCGCGAGTGTCGAGGAGCGCATCGACCAGCAGAAAAGCGCGTCCGAGAAGATTGACGAGCAGCGCATCGAGCAGCAGCAGCGTGCAGCGGATCGCGCCAAAACGTTGCGGCGGAGCACCCGTGTGCGCCGCTTCAGCGGCAGGGTCCAGCGGCCGAGTCGGCCCAAGCGCGGCACCGGCGGGTGAGGCCGGAGCGTCCCGGCGGGTGAAGCCGGAGCGCTGAGTCCCGAGTGGGTCCAGACTACTTTACCGGCCTCGGGCCACCGGCGAAGGCAACTTTGCGCCAGGCTGCTTGCAAACCCGGCACAATTCGCGACCTGGGTTACGCTGGCTCCGGACAGCCCAGGGAGCGGAATCTGGCACCTGTTTTCCGCATGGAGCCAACTCTGGCGTTGTCACATGTGGAATCCGAGCGTCTACTCCACTCGAGGTCCGTTCCAGACCAGCGATGAGTGGAATCTGGGGGCCGTTTTCCACTCGGCGCGCCCTCGACCGAGCGCGCCAGCCCGAACCGCGCGCCACCCACGCGCCAGCCCCGCACCCCGCGCACCCACCACGCCCCCAGGAACCGCACCGCATCCCCCCGCTTCAACCGCGCATGGTGCAGCATCTGATCGCCTTGCCCAAGCGCGCGCTGATTCTGCTGGTACGTGGCTACCAGCTGATCCTTTCCCCGCACCTGGCCACATCCTGCAACTTCACCCCCACCTGCTCGGGATACGCCATCCAGGCGCTGGAGAAGTACGGCGCGGTGAAGGGTTCCGTTCTGGCCGCGCATCGCATCCTGCGCTGCCACCCCTGGGGCGGTCACGGCTACGATCCACCCATCTGGTACTCCGAACGCAAGGAACTCCATGAGCACGGTTCCTGACGCCCACCGGCAGGCGGCGGGCGCCGCCGGGCTGCCCTGCGCGATCATCACCTGCAGCGACACCCGGTCCGAGGTGGACGACCGCAGCGGGCCGATCATGAAGTCCCTGCTCGAACTCGCCGGCCACGAGATCGTCAGCTATGAGGTTGTGCGCGAGGACCCGGCGTTGATCCGGAGCGCGCTCGAGCGGGCCGCCGCCAGGGCCCGCATTGTGCTGCTGAACGGCGGCACCGGCGTATCTCCACGCGACAATACGGTCGATGTGGTCCGCGCCTTTGTTGAGCGGGATCTGCCCGGATTCGGCGAGCTGTTCCGCACGCTCTCGTATCAGGAAATCGGGGCGGCCGCGATGCTGTCACGCGCCGTTGCGGGCACGCGCGGCGCCACCGCGGTATTCGCGACGCCGGGCAGTTCGGCAGCCGTCACGCTGGCCATGGAAAAACTGATACTGCCGGAAATTCGGCATCTGGCGAGCCTGCTGGACGGGTAGCCGCCCCGGTCTACTCGTAGCGCAGCGCCTCGATCGGATTCAGCGCCGCAGCCTTGCGCGCCGGGTAGAACCCGAAGAAGATGCCCACGGCACCGCTGAAGACGATGGCAACGAGCACGGTATCGCTGTTCACCAGCGTCTGCCACCCCATCACATCGCCCAGCACCTGAGCGCCCGCAAACCCGAGTCCGACACCGATGGCGCCGCCCAGGATGCTCATCACAATGCTCTCGATCAGAAACTGGGTAAGCACATCACGACCACGGGCACCAATGGCCATGCGGATTCCGATTTCCCGCGTGCGTTCGGTCACAGATACGAGCATGATGTTCATGATGCCGATCCCGCCCACGAGCAGCGAAATCCCCGCGATCGCCGCCAGCAGCAGGGTCATGACCTCGGTGGTCCCGGCCGCCGCCTCGGTCAGCTCAGCCTGGTTGCGCACCTCAAAATCGTCTGCCTCCCAGGAGGCGAGGCCGTGCGCTTCGCGCATGATCGCCTTGATCTCATCCTGGGCCGCCGGGATGTCATTCGGGGATGAAGTGGAGGCCAGGATCTGCGACACGAAATTCCATCGACTGAGGCGGGTGCCTACCGTCGTGTACGGCGCCAGCATGACGTCATCCTGGTCGTTGCCCTCGGCCGTCTGTCCTTTCGGGGCAAGCACGCCGATGACCTGAATGGGCACATTGCGTACACGAATGGTCTGGCCGATGGGGTCATCGCTGCCAAAGAGCTGCTCTGCAACGGTTGCACCGATCAGGGCGACCTTCTTGCCCTGCCGTACATCGGCAGCCGTGAAGAACGAGCCGCTCGAGACGGGCCAGTCGCGGATGAGCGGATAATCGACGTCCACGCCGTTGATGCGTGTGCGCCAGTTGCCGCGTGGGCCGACCGCCTGCGTAAATGTGGTTACGACCGGGGAGATGGCCGACAGAAACATGCTTTCGTTGCGCAGTTTCTCGGCATCGTCCAACTGCAACCGGTTGAAACTGCCTGCGCCCCGGCTGACGCCTCCACTGGAGCTTGCCCCCGGGGTGATGACAAGCATGTTGGTGCCCAAGTTCTGGATCTGCCGCTCGATCTGGCTCTTGGCACCGTCGCCGACGGCAACCATCACGATTACGGCACCCACGCCGATGATGATGCCGAGCATGGTGAGCAGGGTGCGCATCTTGTTCTTGATGATGCTCTTCCCGGCTACCTTGATAAGGTTGGAAGCTCTCATGGTCAGGCCAGCACGCTTTCAGTGGGCAGGGACTCCATGACGTGCGCGGCGCGGCGCGGCGTCTGGGTCTCGTCCCGGATGATGCGACCGTCGCGCAGTTCCACTACGCGCTTGGCGTACTCGGCGACGTCGTGTTCGTGGGTTACCAGCAGAATCGTGATCCCCTGATCGTTCAACTGCTGGAAGAGGTCCATCACCTCGACGGATGTGCGAGAATCAAGGTTGCCTGTGGGCTCGTCCGCCAG
This window harbors:
- a CDS encoding phosphatase PAP2 family protein yields the protein MRASCFLILSLTCLTADGQSRFVEWAVDDARALGVTAFRYAPAAGGTAATYLLATRNLDPAFNQTIQTWASGPVDGFLERTNPLGGPSMTRHAAAIFAGTLLLGDERSQDAAFTALESILYAGGLSYALKYAFGRGRPGEGYAADHFQPFSGHSSFPSGHTTTAFAFITPWVLYYDTPAARALLVLPIGTALARMDRDKHWVSDILAGGTLGILTARYLTRRHQGRSTGGSRPRVRVSPTSASLAWSF
- a CDS encoding cell wall hydrolase, whose protein sequence is MRKLLPLVAVLITAIPASAQDDGTILDEVQALDPLEMDELLWMARGVYSESDRANEQELVAWVIRNRVETGFRGDSYRQVVLERKQFSAFNEPSKRRTYILGLDQTDVVPSWMRALEVSMKVFQASPTERPFAIDTRHFYSPVSMVGRSEPVWAKAGVPISSVSLGVDPDRFRFFSGIDKSQDMVAATVNPTTFAEGASVEERIDQQKSASEKIDEQRIEQQQRAADRAKTLRRSTRVRRFSGRVQRPSRPKRGTGG
- the yidD gene encoding membrane protein insertion efficiency factor YidD, with translation MVQHLIALPKRALILLVRGYQLILSPHLATSCNFTPTCSGYAIQALEKYGAVKGSVLAAHRILRCHPWGGHGYDPPIWYSERKELHEHGS
- a CDS encoding molybdenum cofactor biosynthesis protein MoaB produces the protein MSTVPDAHRQAAGAAGLPCAIITCSDTRSEVDDRSGPIMKSLLELAGHEIVSYEVVREDPALIRSALERAAARARIVLLNGGTGVSPRDNTVDVVRAFVERDLPGFGELFRTLSYQEIGAAAMLSRAVAGTRGATAVFATPGSSAAVTLAMEKLILPEIRHLASLLDG
- a CDS encoding ABC transporter permease, with the protein product MRASNLIKVAGKSIIKNKMRTLLTMLGIIIGVGAVIVMVAVGDGAKSQIERQIQNLGTNMLVITPGASSSGGVSRGAGSFNRLQLDDAEKLRNESMFLSAISPVVTTFTQAVGPRGNWRTRINGVDVDYPLIRDWPVSSGSFFTAADVRQGKKVALIGATVAEQLFGSDDPIGQTIRVRNVPIQVIGVLAPKGQTAEGNDQDDVMLAPYTTVGTRLSRWNFVSQILASTSSPNDIPAAQDEIKAIMREAHGLASWEADDFEVRNQAELTEAAAGTTEVMTLLLAAIAGISLLVGGIGIMNIMLVSVTERTREIGIRMAIGARGRDVLTQFLIESIVMSILGGAIGVGLGFAGAQVLGDVMGWQTLVNSDTVLVAIVFSGAVGIFFGFYPARKAAALNPIEALRYE